The window CCTATTTTATAGCCGCAGAGGATCGTGCTGTTGGCCCCTAAAGTCGCTCCGCGCCCCACGGGCGTGGGCTTGAATTCATCGCGCCGCGACACGGCGCTGCGCGGATTGGTGACGTTGGTAAAGACCATGCTCGGTCCGCAAAAAACGTCGTCCTCGAGGGTCACGCCCTTGTAGACGCTGACGTTGTTCTGGATCTTGCAGTTCGCGCCGATGGTCACGTCGGGTCCGATCACGCAGTTCTGGCCGACGTTGCAGCGCGGGCCGATGCTCGATCCGCCGAGCACGTGGGTGAAGTGCCAGATCCGCGTGCCCGCGCCGATGGTCACATCCGGGTCGATCACCGCGCTGGGATGCACGAAGACGCCCGCGTCCTGCGCGATCACGCCCGCGACCTCCACCGGTCGGCCGCCGGCCTCCAGGCTGCGTTGGCAGGCTGTGAGCAGGGTCAAGACCTCGATCCCGGACGCGGCGTCGGTGCGCGGCTTGGTCCCGTTGGCGGCGCACTGGAGAAAGTGCAGGCACTCGTTGCGCAGTGGCTCGTCCTCGCCGAACTCGACGCTGACCACGTCCTTGGAGCGCGGCACTGGTTTGCGATCGACCCAGTCCACACCCTTGTCGTAGAGCATCAGCTTGTGCTCGCGCTGGGCCACATCGTCGAAGACCGCCATCTTCCGATCGCCGATCACGACCAGCCGCTGTTCCTTGTAGGGGTGCAGCCAGCTGACGTGGATGTGCGCGCGCACGCCGTGGGCGAACTCCAGCGTGCTCAGCGTGACGTCGGCCACGCGGTCGTCGAGGTAGGCGCCGCCGACCGAGGTCACGTTCAGCGGCATCTCGCCCAGCATCAGCAGGATCACCGACAGGTCGTGGGGCGCGAAGCTCCAGAGGATGTTCTCCTCGGTGCGGATTCGGCCAAGGTTCAGCCGGTTGGAGTAGATGTAGTTCAGCTTGCCCAGGACGCCCTCGTCCACCAGCTGCTTGAGCTTAAGTACGCCCGGATGGTAGGCCAGCAGGTGGCCGACCATCAGCGTCAGGCCGCGGGCCCGGCTTATCCGGGCCAGTTCGCGCGCCTGGCCCAGCTCGAGGCACAGCGGCTTTTCGACCATCACGTGCTTGCCCGCCTCGAGCGCGGCGCGGGCCAGCTCAAAATGCGTCGGAGCCGGCGTGGCGATCACCACGCCGCCGATCGCATCGTCGCCAAATACCTGCTCGGGGCTTTGCGCCACCGGCACGTTGAATTGCTCGACGATCCACTGTCTGCGCTCGGGATCAGTGTCCCAGACGCAGGCCAGTGCACCCAGCTCGTTGAAGTTACGCACCAGGTTCTTGCCCCAGTGCCCCCCGCCGAATACTGCTACCTTCATAGTGAGCGGATTATATTGGAAATACCGATGGGGGCCAACAAGCTCCCTGAAACGCCTACTTGGGAAACAGGTAGACGTCGAGGGACGAGCGCGTGGCGCTCATCCGCGACTGGATCTCGCGCCGCTTGCGCCTGATCTTGCCGCTGCCGCGCAACGATTGCCACAGCGCGGAGAGCGCGACGTGCAGGCCGTAGTGTTTGATGAAGCGTCCCAAGCCGCGCAGTTCCGAACGGATGATCCGCGCGCGGTGGACTTTCCACTGGCCCGCGGAGAGGTTCTTAAGCAGCATCCAGTAGCGGTTGCGCACGCTCCAGATCAGGTACTGCCGACGGCGTTCGGCGTTATTGTGCCGGGTCGCCCCGCGGTAGTGCACGCCCGTGGCCTCGGGGGTGTAGACCGCGCGCCAGCCGCGCAGCCGCGCGCGCCAGGCCAGGTCCACGTCCTCGACAAACGCGAAGAAGTCCTCGTCAACGTACTGGCCTTGCAGGCGCAGATCCTCGAGCATCTCGCGGCTGTAGAGCGCCGCCGCGCCGCTGGGGCCGAACACGTAATCGGTCTCGTCGTAGCGGCCGTCGTCCTCCTCGCCCTGGCCGCGGTCGGCCATGAACAACTCGTTCATCACGATGCCGGTGGTGTCGATTATCCGCGGATCGCTTCCCGCAGAACTGCCCCACAGCTTGCCGCTGACCATCCCGATCTTCGGTCCCTTGTCAAAGGCGCTCAGCGCCCGATCGAGAAAGTCCGGCGCGAGCTCGACGTCGAAATTCAGCGCCAGCACGTATTGGCCATCGGTCTGATCGATGCCGCGGTTGAGCGCGGCCGAGTACCCGATGTTGTTCTTGAGCAAGATCACCCGCGTCTGGGGGTAGTGCGCCTGCACCTTGCGGATCGAATGATCAAAGCTGCCGTTGTCCACGACCGTGATGTCGAAATCCTCGTCCAGACGCTGACCGTAGACGAAGTCCAGGCAACGCGGCAGCATGTCGCCGCCGTTGAGGTTGACGATCACCACCGAAACTTTCGGCGGCGCGTCTAGAGCTTGCCTGTCCTGTGCATCCACCAAAGCGTAAGTACCTTCAGATAGCCGTCGATCAGTCTGCCGACGGTCAGTTCGCTGCTGCCGCGCCGACGCTCGACAAAGCGGATCGGCACCTCGGCGAAGCTCAGTCCGGCCAGCCGGGCGCGATAGTTGATCTCGTGCACGATGCTCGGCCCGGCCGAGAACAGCGCACGCGGATCGACCCGCTGGAAGACCCGCCTGTTGAACAGCCGATAGCCCGAGTTGATGTCGCCCACCGGCACGCGCAGCACGCTGCGCGCGTAAAAACAAGACAGCGCCGTGAGCATCCGTCTGAACCACGGCCGGCCCTCGTCGCGACCGCCGCGCACGGTGCGGCTGCCGATTATCACGTCGGCTTGCCCCGCGGCCGCGATCAACGTCGGCGCGTCCTCGGGACGGTGGCTCAGGTCGCCGTCCATCTCGATGATCAGCTCGGCCCCCATCTCGAACGCCTCGGCCAGACCCTCGGCCCCCGCATAACCGCGCCCCTTGCGCTGGGTGCGCAGCAACAGGTGAACGCCCGGATCGCTCTGCGCTCGCTCGCGTACGACCTGCGCCGTGCCGTCGGGCGAATTATCGTCAGCCACCAGCACCTCAACGCCCTGGGGCAGTCCGCGCAGGCGATCGATCAGCTCGCCGACGTTCTGGGCCTCATTATAAGTCGGCACTACCGCGATAATTCTCATCAAATGTCGGCTTCCCCTGCGTTCGGCCCGCGATTGTAGCGATAATGCACGTCGGCGACCAGATTTTACGTATTTTACTTGTCAGTCTTCCGCTACTGAGTATACATTACTTTCCCGACGACCTTTAACAACAGGGGCATTAGATGGACGTGCTGGTTGTCGGCTCCGGATACGCGGGACTCACGGCCGCGGCACTGCTTGCGCGGCGCGGTCTGGAAGTCGAGTTGATCGAACGTTCGCGGGTCTGCGGCGGCCGCGCTCGGGCAATCCAGCGCGACGGCTGGATTGTCGATTACGGCATCCACGGCCATCGGCTGGGCCAGAGCGGATCCGCGGCCCAGGCCCTTAATCTGGCGGGCGAATGCATCGAGTGGATCGAGGAAACGGTCCACGACAGCTACATTAAATTCGGAGACAATCGGCAACAGCAGTTCCACGGCATCGGCCCGTTCTTGCTCGGCGAGGACTACAGCACGCTGCAAAAACTCTCCGTGGCCGGGGTCTTCGCCCATCTGCTGGCCATCGATCCTCAGCGCAACTCCGGGCGCAACGTGGCGCACTTCCTGCGCTGGCACAGCGACGAGCAGGTGCGCGGCCTGATGCGTTTCCTGTGCTTTGGCATGATCGCGCCCGAACTGGAGCGAGCGAGCCTGGGCGAGCTGGTCGACTTCGTGCGACGAATGATCCGCACGCCGGTCGAGCAACGGCTGGGCACGCCCGTGGGCGGCGACGCCCAGCTGATCGGCAAGCTGCGAGGGGCCATCGAGCATGCCGGGGGCAAAATCAAACTCTCCGAACCGCTGAAAAGCTTGGAGATCCAGAACGGCCGCGTAACCAGGGCGCTGACCGGCAAGCGCGAACTCGAGCCGCGGGCTGTGGTCTTCACCCCGCCGTTGCAGCAGCTTCACAAATACCTGCCCCAGGGGGCGCTCGATGCACAATTCGTGGAGCGCGCCTCGATGATCGAGCCCACGGCCGGCGTGAGCATCGACTTCGGGCTCAAGCACAAGGTCAGCGATCTGTGCGGCACGGTTATCGACCTGGACCTGCCGAGCTTCGGCAAGTTCCCCAGCAACTCCGATCCGAGTCTGGCCCCCCCGGATAAGCAACTCGCCACGTTCCTGATCGTGATCCCGGCGCAACAGATCCGCAGCCGGCAAGCCGTGGCCGAGGCCGAGCACCGACTGCGCGAACACATCCGCAGCGAGTTCCCAGGATTCTTCGAAGCGGTCGAATGGGAGCGCCGCCTGGTGGTGCCGATCCTCGACGGCGCACTCTTGCGGCCGGGCCAATCGCGCTGGGATCGACCGGGTCTTCGTGCGCCGGGAGTGGACAATCTTTTCTTCGCCGGCGACACGACCTGCGGCGATGGCTGCTCGGGCGATATCGCCTTTGACTCGGCGATCCGGGCCGACAAGATCGCGGCCGAATTTCTCCGATCCTGCTGATTCTCTTGTAAACTCCTGTAAAACGTTATAGAAATTCGATGCAAAGAGGGTAAGAGGACAGTCAACTTGCGCATCATCCCCCGCTCCGAACATCCGATCTCCAGAAAAAACATTGATCCCGACGCCCTGAAGGTTCTCTATCGGCTGCACCGTTACGGCTTTAAAGCCTACCTTGTCGGCGGCAGCGTGCGCGACATGCTGCTGAGCAAGCGGCCCAAGGACTTCGACATGAGCACCGACGCTCACCCGTACGAGGTCAAGAAGCTGTTTCGCAACTGTCGCATCGTCGGCCGCCGCTTCCGGCTGGCCCACGTGTTCTTCGCCCAGAACAAGATCATCGAGGTCAGCACCTTCCGCCGCAAGGCGGAGTTCGACGCGGCACAAGTCGGCGGCGTGCAGACCGAGAATACTTTTGGCACTCCCGAGGAAGACGCGTTCCGCCGCGACCTGACGATCAACGGATTGTTCTATAACATCGCCGACCACACGGTGATCGACTACGTCAACGGCCTGCGCGATTTGCGCGATGGCGTGGTGCGGATGATCAACGATCCTTACGCAAGCATCGTCGAGGACCCGGTGCGGATGATCAGGGCCATCCGGCATGCGGCGCGCAGCAACTTCGTGATTCACGCCAAGACCTGGGAGGCGATTAAGGCCGAGCACGCCTTGATCAACAACTGCCCCGAATCGCGACTGCGCGAAGAGTTCCTGCGCGATCTGCGCGGCGGCGCAGCAGCCGTGGCGATCCGGCTGATGTCGCGTAGCGGACTGTTGTTCGAGCTGATCCCCGAAATGCGCTCGCTGGTGGGCGACGAGCCCGAGCCGGAGATGCCCGAGTCGGCCTTGGCCAACCTACGCGTAACCGACCGCATGATGCGCGAGGGGCGCGACGTCAGCGATTCGATTTTAGTCGCGGCGCTGCTCGCACCGCTGGTGCTGCAGACCCTGGGTCGGGCCAGGCTGCCCGAAAATCCAAGCCGCGCCGGCCGGGTCAACGTGCTGATCCGCGATCTGGTCAAACCGCTGTCGCAGAAGCTGAACATGCCCAAGAGGGTCACCGAGCAGGCCTGTCAGATCCTGTTCGCCCAGCACCAGATTCACAGCGCCATCGACAGCGGCGGCATCCCCTCACGCCTGCGCGCCAAGCAGTACTTCAACGCCGGAATGCAATTTTTTGAGATCGAGAAGCGCGCCCAGGGCGCAGACGAGCCCTACTCCGCGGCCGGGGAGCCGGCCCACCCCCCGACGTCCCAACCGCGTTACGCGGCGATCTCGACACAGAGCAGCGGGCCGGACGGGAGCTCGCCCCAGCGCAGTCGGCGCAGGCGCAGGCGTCCGCGCAGACGCAACCCCGCAACGCCCCAGGATTCTTGACCCCACGTCCGATTACATTGACCATTGATCGATCCGATGAACGCTGAACCTCAAAGCCCAAGCAGCGGCAGGCGCGGCCCAATAATCGCGCTGGCCGCGTTGTGTCTGGGATACGTCGCGCTGGTGCTGCTGTTCAACCTGGGCAACCACGATCTGGTGTGGGCCAACTGCGAGGAGGACTTACACTTCCGCAACGCCTACTGGCTGTCCCACGGCCATCCGCTGCTCGACCCCAATCGGCCGCCTCTTTACTACTATCTGTCGATCGCCGCTTCCCTGGGTTGCGGCAGTACGTTTCGCGGCGGACAACTGATCAGTGCGATCAGCGCCGGGCTGCTGCTGCTGCTAAGCACGCTGCTGGTGCGCCGGTTGCTCGGCACACGCGCGGCAGCCGTTGCCCTGGCGCTGTGCGCGGTCAACTCCACGATCTTCGAGTACGCCGGATCCAACTGTACCGACATGCTGTTCGCCGCATTGGCCGCGGGCGCGCTGCTTGCCGCATCGGGCAGGCCCGACGAGGTCCCGGCCACGGGCCGCAGCTTCGGCGCGGGCTGCCTGCTGGGGCTGGCCACGGCCGCGCGCTTTCAGGGCTACGTGCTGCTGGCGTGCCTGCTGCTGTGGCTGTTGCTGCGCCGCGAGATCAATCTGCGGGAACGGCTGCGCCACGCCGGAGCCTTGATCGAGGGTTTCGCGTTGTTGTTCGTGCCCCTGGTGCTGCCCATGGTGCGCCTGGGCGGAGTGCAGCCGCTGGACGCCCTGGGGCTGGCCACGGTCTCGATCAACCTGGGCGAGCCCCAACGCTGGGCCGAGTTCGGGGCGCTGGGATTCGTACTGAACATTTTACGCTCCTATGGCCAGTCGTTTCTCAAGCTCGTCCAGGCCGGCGACCTGCTGGCGCTGGTGGGACTGGCCTGGCTGTTCAGCGCGCGTTCGCGACGCGTTCCGGCCGACGACCAGCGGCGGCTGCTGCTGGTGGTCTGTCTGGGAATGTTCGTCGGTCTGGGATTGTTCCGCGGCTCGGCCTGGGATCTGCGGCGCAGTTTCCTGCTGCTGCTGCCGCTGCTGCTGGGCCTGTTCGGCCAGGCGGCCGACCGCGCGCTTTCCCGTTTGGGTCGAGCCGTACCCGGCGCTGGTCAGCCGATGGTTGCTGGCCTGCTGTTGGCAGCCTTGACCCTGGGGCTGCTGGTGTTCAACGCCCGGCAGTTCCTCACCTGGCGCGAAAGCCAGGCGCGGCCCGCACTGGCCGCCTTCATCGAGTTTGACGAGCAGTGGCGCAGGCCGCACGCGGGCGATGGCCTGCTGCTGACCAACGTCCACCACTACCTGATCGAGGCGGGCAACGGCTTCCACAGCCAGCAGTGCTGCTTTGACGAGCAACAGTTCCGCTACTGGATCGCTTTGCTGGTCGAGCCCAACCCGGTGCGCGCGATCTTCATCGAACTTGGCGACAAGCCGTTGCCGAGCCTGGAGTGGCAGCGCGCCGACGACTACTTCCATTTGCGCCGCGTGCCCACCACGCCGGGCTTCGTCGGGTTCCTGGTGAACTACAGCCAATACCCGGACGACGCCCTGACCCGCCTGTCCGAACGCGGGATCGATGCGCCCAAGCTGACCCCGGTCGAGTAGCCCCGGGGCCACAGCCCTGCCGCCGCCCTATATTTCAACAGTCCAGCAATCGGCGGTTGCATCGTAGATCAACAGCGCCCGCAGGCCGCAATCAGTATCAACGCGGAATTTCCGACGCTCCACGCCGCCCTCGTCGCGCTCGATCCACGAGCCGAGCACCTTGGACACCAAATATTCGCGCTGTTCGTCCTCGATAGTGAAGCGCAACGGAATGCGATGCAGGTCGCCCGCGCTGTGGGTTTGGGCGTGCGCGACGCGAACCCTCACTTGTTTCTCAGGTGCTTTTTCGATTCGTGTATTGATTCGCAGATCGGCAGCAAGACAGCCAATCTTCCGGTAAAGGCGCGCATCGATTCTCCCTTCACTGGAATCCGAACCAATGCCCTACTTCCGCATTGCCTGTGCTTTGAGTTCCTTGGGCATTTTCTCGATAGCGTAGCGCAGGGCCGTGCGGGGCATCTTCGCTTTATGGGCCATGACGTAATCAAAGACCTCGCGCTGATGCTCCCGGCTGGCCGCCTTAAGCATCCAGCCGTAGCCTTTGCGCACCATATCGTCCTGGTCGGTAAGCAGGATGTCGGCGATCTGGAAGACCGTGCTCAGGAAGTCCCCGCCCTTGGCCGGAACGATCAGCGACACGGCCGCGGCGCGGCGCATCCAGCGGTTGGACGATCTTGCCCAGCGTCCAAGCTGGGGCAGATACTCGGGGAAGGTTTGCAAAAACGCGCCCACCGTATGGTTGCAAAGGGTGTCGCAGGCCGCCCAGTTGCCGACGTAGCGCTCGACCCAGCGTTCGAACAGCGCAAAGTCCGCGGGCTCGTAGCGCTTGCGCAGGGCGTAGGACCACTGGCAGGCAATCGCCGCCTCCTCTAAATATCCCGAGCGCCAAAGCTCTTCGCACAGCGCGAAGACCTCCGTCTTGGACCGTTCCTTGAGAACCTTGAAGCGCTCCTTGGCGATCTTTCTCACGGCAGCCGTTTCCAGGCCGTGAACCTTGACCTGCTCCTTAAAGAATCGCTGTGCACTCTCCCGGTATTTCTCTCCAGCGTTGCGCTTAAACTCCTCACGAATCTCGCGGATCAGCGCCCTGCCCTGACTATTCATCTGATTCCTGCTGCGGCGTTGGCGTTTGCGATCCCAGGGGTCCGGTCATCGGCACGAAGCTCACGGGAATCAGATCGCGCGTGACCACGCCGTCCGCGCCCTTACGCACCAGCACCAGCTTTTGAAATCCCTCGCCCACGGGCAGCACCATGGTGCCGCCCACTGCCAGCTGCTCGATCAACGGCGCGGGGATCGTAGGCGGCGCGGCTGTAACGATGATCGCGTCGAATGGCGCGCGCTCAGGCCAGCCCAGATAGCCGTCGCCGCACCTGACATTGACGTTGTCGTATCCCAGGCGCGTCAGGTCGGCCCGGGCGCGGTCGGCCAGCTGGCAGAGGATCTCGATGGTGTAGACCTGCGGAACCAGGCGCGAGAGCACGGCCGCCTGATAACCCGAGCCGGTGCCGATCTCCAGCACCCGCTCGTGGCCGCGCAGTCCAAGCGCCTGGGTCATGTAAGCCACGATGTACGGCTGGCTGATGGTCTGTTCCAAACCGATGGGCAGCGGCGTGTCCCAATAGGCCATGGCGCGCACGTTGGCGGGCACTAACTCGTGGCGCGGCACCTCGCGCATCGCCGCGAGCACACGACCGTCGCGCACGCCGCGGTCCTCGATCTGAAACTTGACCATCTGTAGGCGCTGCTGCTGCCAGTTCTCGACCGTGCGCGGCGAACCGGCGCAGCACAGTCCCCACAGCAGACAAGCCGCGGCCAGAGCAACGATTACAATTCGAGGACGCATGGGACGATTATTTCAGATCGGCGGCTGATGACAAGCCGCTTTAATCGACGCGCAAATCAGACCACGGTCAGATCGTAGTTGTTGACCAGCTTCGAATCGCCGATACGCAGCACGATCTCGAACTTGTAGTCGCCGATACGCTCGACCTTACCGTCGAACAGCGCCAGGCGCACGGCCTTGCTGTCGGCAGGCAAGTCAACCTTGAGCGTCTGGGACCACAGCTCGTTCCCCGCCGGATCGCTGAAACGCACGTCGACCTCGCCAACCATCGGCTCGAACTTATCGTTGACCGCGTAGACCGGCAGCGGCGCGATCTGGCCACGATTGAACGCCGGGCGCTCGAACACGGTGAAGGCGTACTGCGGACTCATCGCGCGGGCAAAGGGCTCGAAGCTGCCCTTGGGCACGCGCCAATAGTCGACGATCGACCAGAGGATCGCCGGGTTGGGATCGCTGAACATGAACGGCACCAGGCCGCCGGCGGGCTCGTATTTGGCCAGGCGGATGCGGTCGATGTAGAAACGATTGAGCTTGGACTGGTAGTCCTGACTGGCCTCGATCAAGCGGTCGAGGTCGGCAAACGGTGCATCGCCAAGCCA of the Candidatus Alcyoniella australis genome contains:
- a CDS encoding Gfo/Idh/MocA family oxidoreductase codes for the protein MKVAVFGGGHWGKNLVRNFNELGALACVWDTDPERRQWIVEQFNVPVAQSPEQVFGDDAIGGVVIATPAPTHFELARAALEAGKHVMVEKPLCLELGQARELARISRARGLTLMVGHLLAYHPGVLKLKQLVDEGVLGKLNYIYSNRLNLGRIRTEENILWSFAPHDLSVILLMLGEMPLNVTSVGGAYLDDRVADVTLSTLEFAHGVRAHIHVSWLHPYKEQRLVVIGDRKMAVFDDVAQREHKLMLYDKGVDWVDRKPVPRSKDVVSVEFGEDEPLRNECLHFLQCAANGTKPRTDAASGIEVLTLLTACQRSLEAGGRPVEVAGVIAQDAGVFVHPSAVIDPDVTIGAGTRIWHFTHVLGGSSIGPRCNVGQNCVIGPDVTIGANCKIQNNVSVYKGVTLEDDVFCGPSMVFTNVTNPRSAVSRRDEFKPTPVGRGATLGANSTILCGYKIGRYAFIAAGAVVTRDVPDFALVMGNPARRVGWTCACGVRLPEGLTLQCKACGANYQIEDGLLLLKDE
- a CDS encoding glycosyltransferase family 2 protein: MDAQDRQALDAPPKVSVVIVNLNGGDMLPRCLDFVYGQRLDEDFDITVVDNGSFDHSIRKVQAHYPQTRVILLKNNIGYSAALNRGIDQTDGQYVLALNFDVELAPDFLDRALSAFDKGPKIGMVSGKLWGSSAGSDPRIIDTTGIVMNELFMADRGQGEEDDGRYDETDYVFGPSGAAALYSREMLEDLRLQGQYVDEDFFAFVEDVDLAWRARLRGWRAVYTPEATGVHYRGATRHNNAERRRQYLIWSVRNRYWMLLKNLSAGQWKVHRARIIRSELRGLGRFIKHYGLHVALSALWQSLRGSGKIRRKRREIQSRMSATRSSLDVYLFPK
- a CDS encoding polyprenol monophosphomannose synthase, coding for MRIIAVVPTYNEAQNVGELIDRLRGLPQGVEVLVADDNSPDGTAQVVRERAQSDPGVHLLLRTQRKGRGYAGAEGLAEAFEMGAELIIEMDGDLSHRPEDAPTLIAAAGQADVIIGSRTVRGGRDEGRPWFRRMLTALSCFYARSVLRVPVGDINSGYRLFNRRVFQRVDPRALFSAGPSIVHEINYRARLAGLSFAEVPIRFVERRRGSSELTVGRLIDGYLKVLTLWWMHRTGKL
- a CDS encoding FAD-dependent oxidoreductase is translated as MDVLVVGSGYAGLTAAALLARRGLEVELIERSRVCGGRARAIQRDGWIVDYGIHGHRLGQSGSAAQALNLAGECIEWIEETVHDSYIKFGDNRQQQFHGIGPFLLGEDYSTLQKLSVAGVFAHLLAIDPQRNSGRNVAHFLRWHSDEQVRGLMRFLCFGMIAPELERASLGELVDFVRRMIRTPVEQRLGTPVGGDAQLIGKLRGAIEHAGGKIKLSEPLKSLEIQNGRVTRALTGKRELEPRAVVFTPPLQQLHKYLPQGALDAQFVERASMIEPTAGVSIDFGLKHKVSDLCGTVIDLDLPSFGKFPSNSDPSLAPPDKQLATFLIVIPAQQIRSRQAVAEAEHRLREHIRSEFPGFFEAVEWERRLVVPILDGALLRPGQSRWDRPGLRAPGVDNLFFAGDTTCGDGCSGDIAFDSAIRADKIAAEFLRSC
- the pcnB gene encoding polynucleotide adenylyltransferase PcnB: MRIIPRSEHPISRKNIDPDALKVLYRLHRYGFKAYLVGGSVRDMLLSKRPKDFDMSTDAHPYEVKKLFRNCRIVGRRFRLAHVFFAQNKIIEVSTFRRKAEFDAAQVGGVQTENTFGTPEEDAFRRDLTINGLFYNIADHTVIDYVNGLRDLRDGVVRMINDPYASIVEDPVRMIRAIRHAARSNFVIHAKTWEAIKAEHALINNCPESRLREEFLRDLRGGAAAVAIRLMSRSGLLFELIPEMRSLVGDEPEPEMPESALANLRVTDRMMREGRDVSDSILVAALLAPLVLQTLGRARLPENPSRAGRVNVLIRDLVKPLSQKLNMPKRVTEQACQILFAQHQIHSAIDSGGIPSRLRAKQYFNAGMQFFEIEKRAQGADEPYSAAGEPAHPPTSQPRYAAISTQSSGPDGSSPQRSRRRRRRPRRRNPATPQDS
- a CDS encoding glycosyltransferase family 39 protein, with amino-acid sequence MNAEPQSPSSGRRGPIIALAALCLGYVALVLLFNLGNHDLVWANCEEDLHFRNAYWLSHGHPLLDPNRPPLYYYLSIAASLGCGSTFRGGQLISAISAGLLLLLSTLLVRRLLGTRAAAVALALCAVNSTIFEYAGSNCTDMLFAALAAGALLAASGRPDEVPATGRSFGAGCLLGLATAARFQGYVLLACLLLWLLLRREINLRERLRHAGALIEGFALLFVPLVLPMVRLGGVQPLDALGLATVSINLGEPQRWAEFGALGFVLNILRSYGQSFLKLVQAGDLLALVGLAWLFSARSRRVPADDQRRLLLVVCLGMFVGLGLFRGSAWDLRRSFLLLLPLLLGLFGQAADRALSRLGRAVPGAGQPMVAGLLLAALTLGLLVFNARQFLTWRESQARPALAAFIEFDEQWRRPHAGDGLLLTNVHHYLIEAGNGFHSQQCCFDEQQFRYWIALLVEPNPVRAIFIELGDKPLPSLEWQRADDYFHLRRVPTTPGFVGFLVNYSQYPDDALTRLSERGIDAPKLTPVE
- a CDS encoding DNA alkylation repair protein, with amino-acid sequence MNSQGRALIREIREEFKRNAGEKYRESAQRFFKEQVKVHGLETAAVRKIAKERFKVLKERSKTEVFALCEELWRSGYLEEAAIACQWSYALRKRYEPADFALFERWVERYVGNWAACDTLCNHTVGAFLQTFPEYLPQLGRWARSSNRWMRRAAAVSLIVPAKGGDFLSTVFQIADILLTDQDDMVRKGYGWMLKAASREHQREVFDYVMAHKAKMPRTALRYAIEKMPKELKAQAMRK
- a CDS encoding protein-L-isoaspartate(D-aspartate) O-methyltransferase; the protein is MRPRIVIVALAAACLLWGLCCAGSPRTVENWQQQRLQMVKFQIEDRGVRDGRVLAAMREVPRHELVPANVRAMAYWDTPLPIGLEQTISQPYIVAYMTQALGLRGHERVLEIGTGSGYQAAVLSRLVPQVYTIEILCQLADRARADLTRLGYDNVNVRCGDGYLGWPERAPFDAIIVTAAPPTIPAPLIEQLAVGGTMVLPVGEGFQKLVLVRKGADGVVTRDLIPVSFVPMTGPLGSQTPTPQQESDE